The following proteins are encoded in a genomic region of Syngnathus acus chromosome 22, fSynAcu1.2, whole genome shotgun sequence:
- the stxbp5b gene encoding syntaxin-binding protein 5 isoform X5: MKKFNIRKVLDGLTSSSSSAAHTGAAKENDAVPESLQSEHFQLCKTVRHGFPHQPSSMAFDPVQKILAVGTLNGALRLFGRAGVECYCQHESGAGVIQLQFLINEGALVSALADDSIHLWNLRQKIPAILHSLKFNRERITYCHLPFQSKWLYIGTERGNIHIVNVESFTLSGYVIMWNKAIELSTKTHPGPVVHISDNPMDEGKLLIGYECGVVVLWDLKSKKADYRYNYDEAIHSVDWHHEGKQFVCSHSDGTLTTWNIRTPAKPTQIITPHGKQPKDGKKPEPCKPILKVEYKTTRAGDPFMVLSGGLSYDTVGRRACLTVMHGKSTAVLEMDFPIVDFLTLCETPYPNDFQEPYAVVVLLERDLVVIDLGQIGYPIFENPYPLSIHESPVTCCEYFADCPAELIPALYSVGSRQKRQGYSKKDWPINGGNWGQGTQSYPEIVITGHADGTIKFWDASALMLQVLYKLKTAKVFEKARGKEEKANTDIVDEDPFAIQTLCWCPESRMLCVAGVSAHVIVYRFSKQEAAAANVQLLEVRMQCELSDTDSPDTGGEQTPTQASSVPPSPQEGDAPATASSQPSAGGNGSNPSSDGQRDNMPCLQVRSSPLKQSPGYQVELVVQLVWVGGEPPQPITSLAINSSYGLVVFGNSNGMAVVDYLQQTLLLNLGTSELYGASEPYQRQPCSPRKARQPSGALCDSSDGPNAAEERCKSPNSGSTSPCNSDDERKAKFIKKVKYKSRRFSKTVANDFDSKDNSFSRSRSSSVTSIDRESREAVCAFCFCETFPRKSADGVPGPCVLVGTSQGSVMLLAISLPPGDDQRLIQPVGISSCGTVARLKGGILTMALLDAAGAALPASYEPWYDPNASDEEKEKERSRWRRPASPPSSQEGHDSQFAVLCSEKQAKVVAVPSQTRVHKHNITESSFVLRADVVQMAGANCIACFCANGHIMTLSLPSLRPLLDVNYLPLTDMRIARTFCFSSLGQALYLTSPTEVQRITYSQETCDNLQEMLSELFTPVETPEAPNRGFFKGLFGGGAQSLDREDLFGETASGKASRSLAQHIPGPGNMEGMKGAASGVVGDLARARVALDERGQKLGELEERTAAMMSSAESFSKHAHDMMQKYKDKKWYQL, translated from the exons atgaagaagtTCAACATTCGTAAGGTGCTGGACGGCTTGACGTCGTCTTCGTCCTCGGCTGCGCACACTGGGGCCGCCAAGGAGAATGACGCCGTCCCGGAGAGCCTGCAGTCGGAGCATTTCCAGCTTTGCAAG ACTGTGCGTCATGGCTTCCCGCATCAGCCGTCCTCCATGGCCTTCGACCCTGTACAGAAAATCTTGGCTGTCGGGACACTTAACGGAGCTTTGAGGCT CTTCGGCCGCGCAGGTGTGGAGTGTTACTGCCAACATGAAAGTGGCGCCGGCGTCATCCAGCTCCAATTTCTCATCAACGag gggGCACTAGTGAGCGCCTTAGCTGATGACAGCATCCACCTGTGGAACCTGAGGCAAAAGATTCCCGCCATCCTGCATTCGCTCAAATTCAACAGGGAGAG AATCACGTACTGCCACCTGCCCTTCCAGAGCAAGTGGCTTTACATCGGCACGGAACGAGGCAACATCCACATCGTCAACGTGGAATCCTTCACCCTCTCAGGCTACGTCATCATGTGGAACAAAGCCATCGAACT ATCCACCAAGACACACCCAGGGCCTGTAGTGCACATCAGTGATAACCCCATGGATGAAGGAAAG CTCCTCATTGGATATGAGTGCGGCGTGGTGGTGTTGTGGGACCTCAAGTCCAAAAAAGCTGACTACCGCTACAACTATGATGAG GCCATCCACTCGGTCGATTGGCACCACGAGGGCAAGCAGTTCGTCTGCAGCCACTCCGATGGCACTCTGACCACTTGGAACATTCGAACCCCTGCCAAGCCGACGCAGATCATCACGCCGCATG GAAAGCAGCCCAAGGATGGCAAAAAGCCAGAGCCGTGCAAGCCCATCCTGAAGGTGGAGTACAAAACCACACGGGCTGG AGACCCGTTTATGGTTCTGTCCGGCGGTCTGTCCTACGACACGGTGGGCCGGAGAGCCTGTCTGACGGTGATGCACGGCAAGAGCACCGCCGTCCTGGAGATGGACTTCCCCATCGTGGATTTCCTCACACTGTGCGAGACGCCGTATCCCAACG aTTTTCAGGAGCCGTACGCTGTGGTGGTCCTCCTGGAGCGGGATTTAGTCGTCATCGACCTCGGACAGATCGGCTACCCGATATTCGAGAATCCTTACCCCCTCAGCATCCACGAGTCCCCGGTGACCTGCTGCGAGTACTTTGCCGACTGCCCCGCCGAACTCATTCCCGCACTTTACTCAGTGGGCAGCCGACAGAAGAGGCAAGGCTACAGCAAGAAG GATTGGCCCATCAACGGGGGAAACTGGGGACAAGGCACGCAAAGTTACCCTGAGATCGTCATCACCGG ACACGCTGACGGCACGATCAAATTTTGGGATGCTTCTGCGT TGATGCTCCAAGTGCTGTACAAGCTGAAGACGGCCAAGGTGTTCGAGAAAGCCCGCGGCAAGGAAGAGAAGGCCAACACGGACATCGTGGACGAGGATCCCTTCGCCATCCAGACGCTGTGCTGGTGCCCCGAGAGCAGGATGCTGTGCGTGGCCGGCGTGTCGGCGCACGTCATCGTCTACCGCTTCAGCAAGCAggaagccgccgccgccaacgTGCAG CTCTTAGAGGTACGCATGCAATGCGAGCTGAGTGACACCGACTCGCCCGACACCGGCGGCGAGCAGACCCCCACGCAGGCTTCCTCGGTGCCCCCCAGCCCCCAGGAGGGCGACGCCCCCGCCACAGCCTCCAGTCAACCCTCCGCCGGCGGAAACGGCAGCAATCCTTCGTCGGACGGGCAGCGAGACAACATGCCCTGCCTTCA GGTGCGCAGCTCCCCTCTGAAGCAGTCTCCGGGCTACCAGGTGGAGCTGGTGGTGCAGCTGGTGTGGGTGGGCGGGGAGCCTCCTCAGCCGATCACCAGCTTGGCCATCAACTCCTCGTACGGACT GGTGGTGTTTGGTAACAGCAACGGCATGGCAGTGGTGGACTACCTCCAGCAAACGCTGCTGCTCAACCTCGGCACGTCGGAGCTGTACGGCGCGTCGGAGCCCTACCAGAGGCAGCCTTGCTCCCCGCGCAAAGCCCGCCAGCCCTCCGGAG CGCTGTGCGATTCCAGTGACGGGCCCAACGCCGCAGAGGAACGCTGCAAGTCTCCCAACTCAG GATCCACCTCGCCCTGCAATTCTGATGATGAGCGCAAGGCCAAGTTTATAAAAAAGG TGAAGTACAAAAGCAGGCGCTTTTCCAAGACGGTTGCCAATGACTTTG ATTCCAAGGACAACTCATTCAGCCGCTCGCGCAGCTCCAGCGTGACCAGCATCGACAGGGAGTCCCGCGAGGCCGTCTGCGCCTTCTGCTTCTGCGAGACCTTCCCCAGGAAGTCGGCTGACGGCGTGCCAGGCCCCTGTGTGCTGGTGGGCACCAGCCAGGGCTCCGTCATGCTGCTGGCCATCAGCCTGCCACCCGGCGACGACCAGAGGCTCATTCAGCCAGTCGGGATCTCCTCCTGCG GAACGGTGGCCAGACTCAAAGGAGGCATCTTAACAATGGCCCTGCTGGACGCCGCCGGAGCGGCGCTGCCCGCCTCCTACGAGCCATGGTACGATCCCAACGCCTCGGAtgaggagaaggagaaggagaGGAGCCGGTGGCGCCGACCAGCGTCGCCGCCTTCATCGCAGGAGGGTCACGACTCGCAGTTCGCCGTCCTGTGCTCGGAGAAGCAGGCCAAGGTGGTGGCCGTGCCGTCCCAGACCCGAgtccacaaacacaacatcACCGAGTCGTCCTTCGTGCTGAGGGCCGACGTTGTGCAGATGGCCGGAGCCAACTGCATCGCCTGCTTCTGCGCCAACGGACACATCATGACACttag CTTGCCGAGTCTGCGGCCCCTCCTGGACGTCAACTACCTGCCGCTGACGGACATGCGGATAGCGCGGACCTTTTGCTTCTCCAGTCTGGGGCAGGCTCTGTACCTCACCTCGCCCacggaggtgcagaggatcaCCTACAGCCAGGAGACCTGTGACAACTTGCAG GAGATGCTGAGTGAGTTGTTCACACCAGTGGAGACCCCAGAAGCTCCCAACCGAGGTTTCTTCAAAGGCCTCTTTGGTGGAGGAGCTCAGTCTCTGGATCGGGAAGATCTCT TCGGCGAAACGGCGTCCGGGAAGGCTTCTCGCAGCCTGGCCCAACACATCCCCGGCCCGGGCAACATGGAAGGCATGAAGGGCGCGGCATCGGGCGTGGTCGGCGACCTGGCCCGCGCGCGGGTAGCGCTGGACGAGCGAGGCCAGAAACTGGGcgagctggaggagaggaCGGCCGCCATGATGTCTAGCGCCGAGTCCTTCTCCAAGCACGCTCATGAC ATGATGCAAAAGTACAAAGATAAGAAGTGGTACCAGCTCTGA